AACCGCTCCTGGCGCAGCTCGACACCCGGGAGAAGCGGATCCTGACGCTGCGGTTCTTCCGCGGGATGACGCAGTCCCAGATCGCCGAGGAGATCGGGATCTCGCAGATGCACGTCTCCCGGCTGCTCGCCCGGACACTGACCGAACTCCGGGCCGGCCTGCTCAAGGAGTAAGGAGCCTAGAGCACCGGGTGATCGTTGGAGCCACCACCGATCAGCGCCTCGGTGGAGGCCTTCTGGAACAGGCAGACCAGGATCACCAGGGCGAGTACGGCGAGCACGACAGCGATCGTGCGGGCGCCGCCGTTCCAGACGCTGTACGCGACCAGGAGCTGGATCAGCTGCGTGAACACCGTCGGCCCGCGGCTCCAGCGCCTGGCCTTCCACAGGCCGCGTACGGCGACGAAACCGAGCCCGGCGCCGTACAGGATGAAGAAGGCGGTCGTGGTCAGACCGAGCACCAGCCGGGAGCTGTGAATCGTCAAGGCTTCGGCAATTCCGAGAACGATGAGCACAACCCCTTCCACAGCGACCACTGCCGCGGCTAATTTGAGCGGTCTCGGGACGGCGGCAACTGGGGAGTCGGTCGGCACCTCGCCAGCTTAGTGCTCGGCTCAGTGCACGGTCCCCGGGACGTTCGCCAACCCCAGCCCCACAGGGTTTTGAGGTTGTGCGTAACCAAAAGAAGGTTGCAACGGTTACTTGCAGTGAACGGGTGCTTGCGGAAGGGCCGCTCCGTCCGATAACCGGATGGGGAGAGCCGCCGCGTTCCAGTTCGAAGTGTTAAGGAAGCGTTGTGATCGGATCGACAACTGCATAACCCTTGTTTCGATCCCCCAAGATTGGGAACATGGTCTCGTTCGTGAATGCGTTCACAACGGACGCGGCACCAACCCCCCGTGCCACACGAACCGACGAGTACAGCACCGCTGTTCGGGTACAGACCTAACCGGCAGCATACGTCAACTACTGAGAGAGATGGGATCCGCCATGGATTGGCGCCACCGGGCCGTATGCCTCGACGAGGACCCGGAACTGTTCTTCCCCATCGGTAACACCGGGCCTGCGATCATGCAGATCGAAGAGGCCAAGCAGGTGTGCCGACGCTGCGACGTGCGTGAGCAGTGCCTGGCGTGGGCTCTCGAAGCCGGCCAGGACCACGGTGTCTGGGGCGGTCTGAGCGAGGACGAGCGTCGCGCTCTCAAGCGCCGCAACGCCCGCCAGCGCATCCGTACCGCCTGAGCAAGTCCTCCTTCGAGGCCCCGCGGAGATCCGCGGGGCCTTTGTGTTTCCCGGGCCTGTGTTTCCCGGGCCGTCACGGGACGGGGAAGGAGTGCGGGCCTGCGCCCATGTCTTTCAGGATGCCGGAGAGCAGGTCACGGGTCTTGTACGGCGGTGGCGCCGCGACACAGAGGGCTTCCATCGTCTCTGTGTACAGGTCGAGATCCTCGACCTTGTCCAGGTAGAGCGCGCTGCTGAGGTGCTCGATGTAGACGATGTCCGGCAGATCGTGCTCCGCGAAACGGAGAATGCTGTAGGCCCCGGCACTCCCGGCGTAGCTGCTGGTCGTGAACGGCATCACCTGAAGCGAGACGTTGGGCAGGTGGGTCATCTCGATCAGATGCTCGATCTGCAGCCCCAGCACCTTCGTTCCACCGATCGGCCGGTGCAGCGTCGACTCGTCGACCACGGCCCAGAGCCGCACCGGGTCCGGATCGGTCAGGATGGCCTGCCGGCCGACTCTCAGCGCAACCCGCCGCTCGACCTCGTCGGCGGGAATCAGTCCACGACCGAGCTGGACGGCGGCGCGGACGTAGTCCTCGGTCTGCAGCAGCCCCGGGACGAACTGCAGCTCGTAGGTACGGATCATCGAGGCAGCCGCCTCGAGATCCAGGTACGAGTGGAACCAGTTCGGGAGCACGTCGCCGTACCGGTGCCACCAGCCGGGGTTGTTCGCCTCGCGGGCCAGCGCGAGCAGTCGCTCCCGTTCCTCGGCGTCGTCGAGGCCGTAGAACGCGAGGAGGTCGTCGACGTCGCGCTCCTTGAAGCCGACGCGGCCGAGCTCCATCCGGCTCACCTTGGACTCCGAGGAACGGATCTCCCAGCCCGCCTCCGACCGGCTGAAACCCGCGGCCTCCCGCATTCGGCGCAAGTGTGCTCCGAGGACGATGCGAAGCGCAGTCGGCCCGCGCTGTGCACCCGGCTCGGTCACACCAACCTCCCAGGCTCCAGCCACTCGGTCTCAGTGGCGAGGTCAGCCTTTCTTCGCGATGCCTGCCATCAGGATCCGCTGCCACGGCTGCAGCTCCGCCGCGTCCGGAACGTCGGTGTCCGTGTCCTCCGGGAACCAGCGGGCGAGGAAGTCCAGACCCGGAGGTACCAGCGGCAGTCCGAGGAAGTGCTGCTGGATCCGCTCAGGGGTCCGGATCCAGCCGTTGCCGAGGCTTTCCAGACCGGCGCGCTCCATGTTCTTCTGCAGTTGTTCACCGGTGTCGACGAAGTCGGTGATGAACAGGTAGCTACCAGGTGCGAGCGCGTCCATCAGGGTACGGACCCACTCGTCCGGCTTCTCGTCGTCGTGGAAGTGCATGTGGATGCCGACGATCATCAGCGCGATCGGGCGGCTGAAGTCCAGGTGCTGCCTGATCAGCTCGTTGTCGAGGATCGCCTGCGGCTCGCGCAGGTCGGCGGTGACCACGATGGTGCTGTCGTTGGTGGCCAGCAGGGCCTGGCCGTGCGCGAGCACGATCGGGTCGACGTCGACGTACACCACCCTGGCGGCCGCGTTGATCTCCTGCGCCGCCTCGTGGGTGTTCTTCTGCGTCGGCAGACCGCTGCCGATGTCGAGGAACTGGTCGATCCCCGCTGCACGGGCGAGGTAGTGCACGCCCTTCACCAGCGCCTCGCGGTTCTCGGTCGCGCATCGGCCGGCGTCCGGCACGTACTGCAGGTACATGGCCGCCCCTTCGCGGTCGGCGGCGAAATTGTCCTTGCCGCCGAGCAGAGCGTCATAAACGCGAGCGATGGTCGGTCGGGAAGTGTCGAAGCTCGGAATAGCATCCGGAGCGTCTGAATTCGCCATCGGCAGAGCCTTCGTGGTCGGGGAGTCTTGGGGTCATCGTAGGGGAGGTGCGGTCAGGTGGACACAGCAGTTCAGTAATTCGCGACAATGGACGCGAATGCTCACCGAAGCGCCTGATTCATCAAGCAGATAAGGCTTTTCGGATTCAGTCCTTGACCGGGATGTCCAGGGTGACCTGAGCGCCGGGTCGACCGTCGTGACGGTTGCCGAAGACCAGGGTTCCGTCCAGCTCCCCGATGACCAGGGTGCGGACGATGGACAGGCCCAGATTTCCGGACAGTTCGGAGTCGAAGTTCGCCGGCAGTCCCGAACCGTCGTCGATCACGTCGATGTGCAGCCGGCCGACGGAACGTTCGGCGGTGAGCTCGATCGTGCCGCTCGCCGCTCCCCCGTCCCGGGCCCCGAACGCGTGCTCCACCGAGTTCTGCATCAGTTCGGTCAGCACCATCGCCAGCGGGGTCGCGATCTCGGAGTCCAGTACGCCGAACGACCCGCTGCGCCGCGTCTCCACCGCTGTCGCCACTGTCGACACGTCCGCGACCATCGCGCCGACCCGGTCGGCCACGTCGTCGAAGTCCACGTGCTCGTCGAACGACTCCGACAGCGTCTCGTGGACGATCGCGATCGACCCGACCCGCCGTACCGCCTCGGCCAGCGCGACCTGTCCTTCCGGGACGGTGATTCTTCGGGCCTGCATCCGCAGTAACGCGGCGACCGTCTGCAAGTTGTTCTTGACGCGATGATGAATCTCCCGGATGGTCGCCTCCTTGGTGACCAGCTCCCGTTCCCTGCTGCGCAGCTCCGTCACGTCCCGGAGCAGGATCAGCGCGCCGACGTGCTGCCCTTCGGCCCGCAGCGGGATCGCGCGCAGGAACAGCGTGGCGTCGGAGTTCTCGATCTCGATCTCCTTCGCCGCGCGCCCGGTGACCACCGACGCGAGCACGTCGTCGACCTTGTGCCCGGACTGCAGCAGGTCCGCGGTCACGTCCTTCAGCCGCGAACCGACCAGGTCGGTGACGAGGCCCATCCGGCGGTACGCCGACAACGCGTTCGGGCTCGCGAACGTCACCATCCCGTGCCGATCGACCCGGATGCAGCCGTCACCGACCCTTGGCGTCGTGGACAGCAGCCGTTCCCCGCCGTACGGGAAGATGCCGTCGGTGATCATCCGGGCCAGGTCCGTCGCGCTCTGCAGGTACGCGATCTCCAGGCGGGACGGGGTGCGGACGCCGAGCAGGTTGGTATTGCGTGCGATCACCGCGATCACCCGGGAGCCCCGGCGTACCGGGATCGTCTCGACCCGGACGGGTACGTCGTCGCGCCATTCCGGGTCGCCCTCGCGGCAGATCCGGCCGCCGTCGTACGCCTGGTCCAGCAGATGCCGGCGGCCGCGCGGGATGAAGCTGCCGACGATGTCGTCGAGGTACGCCGTGGGCCCGGTCGTCGGCCGCATCTGCGCCCCGGCCCAGAACCCCAGCCCTTCGGTGTCCGGCAGCCAGAGCACCAGGTCGGCGAACGACAGGTCGGCCAGCATCTGCCAGTCGGAGACGAGCAGCTGCAGGCGATCCAGGTCGGCCTGGTCGAGCGTGGTGTGGTTGCGCGCCACATCGGTCAAAGACGGCACGACCCGATGCTACCGACGGTCAAGGGACGGAAAGAAAGAAAGGGGTGGAGGAGGAGGCTACGAGGGCTTATACCAGCCGCTCCGCTGGTCCGCTCGACAAGAGGGCGGGTGTAGGTGTTGATTGATCAGGCACAGATGAAAGGATGCTCGGGTGGAGTCGACGTACTGGCAGGACGTGATGACCGCGGACTACGCGGTACCGCACGACCGTCCGCTGACCGAACTCACCGAGGAGCTCGTGCGCGGCCTGGCGAGCACCAACCCGCAGGTCCGTGACGCCCTGGCCTACCCGACGCTCGCCACCTGGCTGGAGCGCGGGGTGTACGACGACCTGCTTCCGGGGTTCGGGGACGGCCTCTGCGCCGGGCTGAACTACGGCCTCGGTGAGGACGGCACCGACACGGTCTTCCGGCGCTCGTTCACGGCGCTCACGCTGGCGGAGGTGATCCACCGCGACAACGCCGAGTTCCTCGTGCACGACGAGGTGGTGATGCGCTGGGGCGACCGGCTGGCGACCTGGCTGCTGCGCGAACGCGACCTGCGCGGGTACGTCGCGGACTGCGGCTGGGCGCATGCCGTTGCCCACGGCGCCGACGCGATCGGGGCGCTGGCAAGGTCCCGGCACTGCGACGCGGGCGTCCTGCGGGCGCTGCTCGACGTCCTCGCGGACCGGATCGTCAAGGACACGCCGTATCGCTGGGTGCACGAGGAGCACGACCGGGTCGCGCACGCGGTGATGACGATCCTGCACCGGAACATGCTGACCAGCGACGAACTCGAGCGCTGGCTGAAGCCGATCGCGGCGACCGCGGCCGAGCAGCCGTTGATGCACGAGACCCTGCCGGAGTGGCCGACGCCGAACGTGTTCAACGCCCGCGGCGTCCTGCACGTCCTGCTCAGCCAGCTCGCGATCGGCGTGAAGGGCTTCCCGATCCCGGGCGACGACGACCTCTTCGGCCGCCCGATCGAGGCGCGTGCCGACATGCTGCTGATGCTGACCGAAGCGGTCCAGTCCTCACAGCCGTACATCTACCGGCCTGCAACTAGTTCTTCCTAAGGCACGACGGCGGCCGTCGCCACGACGGCGCGGTGGTCGGTTCCCTCGATCGGGTACGTCGTGAACCGGCCGGGCTCGAACTGCCGCGACACCACGACGTGGTCGATCTGCGTCCGCAGTACGGCCGGCTGATCCGCGGGCCAGGTGCCGTGCAACCCGCCGCCCACGGACGGGCCGACGCTGCGGCAGTAGCCGCCCAGCGCGTGCCGGAAGTCCGCGTGGTCGAGGGTCGCGTTGAAGTCGCCCGCGACGACCGTCGGCGGATCCTGTGCACACCATCGCCGTACCGCCTGCAGGTCGGTCTTCCAGGTGGTGACCGAGTCCGGCAGCGGCGGGAAGCCGTGGTACGCGACCAGCCGGACCGCGCCGAGGTTGCCGCCCGTCACGACGATGTTGCCGAAGCTCGTTCCGGCCTCGGACGCGAACGCGACGTCGCCCAGTGACGAGGAGACGAGCACACTCGTGGCGCTCTCGGGCGCCCGGCTCGGCTGGGCCGTGAATCCCTTGTACTGCTGGTCCTGCAGCTGCGCCCGGATCTCCTCACGCACGTCGACCTGTGCCTCCGGCAACGACACCAGGTCGGGTCTGCGGTCCCGGATCACCTGCGCGACGTCCGCGGCGCGAGCACCGCCGCCCAGCACGTTGGCGACCATGATCGTCAGCACCCGCGCCCCGGCCGGCGCCGGCCGCGCGTCGGAGAACTGCCGCGGTGCGGTCAGCGCTGCGCCGACCAGCGCCAGTACGGCGATCAGTGCAGCGGCGATCCGCCAACCCCGTCGTACCAGCATCCCCAGGGCCAGCGCCAGGACGACGACCAGGCCCTGCGGACGGAACGCGACGAGCTGCGCGAACGGCGTCACCTCGTCCAGGCCGAAGAGCTCCGGATAGAGCGGGACGGCAACGACGACGAGGAACAGTACGGACAGCACGACGCGCCGTACGAACCATGCCTTTTCGTTATCCATGCCTCAACCTGTGGTCTAGTACGCGCTGTTGCCGAACGGTAGCGTGCTGCGTTGCGCCCTTGTCCCGAGGAGGTTTGCAGTGTCCCGATTGTCCGCGGTCAAACCCGCGTACTGGATCTCCGGTGTGCTTCTGGCGGTAGCTGTCGTCGTACCGCTGCTGGTGCCGACATACGCCAAGGTGGACCCGCACCTGTGGGGTTTCCCGTTCTTCTACTGGTATCAGCTGATGTGGGTCTTCCTCTCCGCGATCCTGGTCAGCATCAGTTACAAGCTGCTCCGCACCGAGGAGCGCAGGCGGCGGGCGGCTCAGGGACTTGGTGACCCTGACGCTCCCGACGCCCCTTCCGGTGCG
This Kribbella sp. NBC_00482 DNA region includes the following protein-coding sequences:
- a CDS encoding WhiB family transcriptional regulator, whose translation is MDWRHRAVCLDEDPELFFPIGNTGPAIMQIEEAKQVCRRCDVREQCLAWALEAGQDHGVWGGLSEDERRALKRRNARQRIRTA
- a CDS encoding helix-turn-helix domain-containing protein, translating into MTEPGAQRGPTALRIVLGAHLRRMREAAGFSRSEAGWEIRSSESKVSRMELGRVGFKERDVDDLLAFYGLDDAEERERLLALAREANNPGWWHRYGDVLPNWFHSYLDLEAAASMIRTYELQFVPGLLQTEDYVRAAVQLGRGLIPADEVERRVALRVGRQAILTDPDPVRLWAVVDESTLHRPIGGTKVLGLQIEHLIEMTHLPNVSLQVMPFTTSSYAGSAGAYSILRFAEHDLPDIVYIEHLSSALYLDKVEDLDLYTETMEALCVAAPPPYKTRDLLSGILKDMGAGPHSFPVP
- a CDS encoding SAM-dependent methyltransferase, whose product is MANSDAPDAIPSFDTSRPTIARVYDALLGGKDNFAADREGAAMYLQYVPDAGRCATENREALVKGVHYLARAAGIDQFLDIGSGLPTQKNTHEAAQEINAAARVVYVDVDPIVLAHGQALLATNDSTIVVTADLREPQAILDNELIRQHLDFSRPIALMIVGIHMHFHDDEKPDEWVRTLMDALAPGSYLFITDFVDTGEQLQKNMERAGLESLGNGWIRTPERIQQHFLGLPLVPPGLDFLARWFPEDTDTDVPDAAELQPWQRILMAGIAKKG
- a CDS encoding sensor histidine kinase; amino-acid sequence: MPSLTDVARNHTTLDQADLDRLQLLVSDWQMLADLSFADLVLWLPDTEGLGFWAGAQMRPTTGPTAYLDDIVGSFIPRGRRHLLDQAYDGGRICREGDPEWRDDVPVRVETIPVRRGSRVIAVIARNTNLLGVRTPSRLEIAYLQSATDLARMITDGIFPYGGERLLSTTPRVGDGCIRVDRHGMVTFASPNALSAYRRMGLVTDLVGSRLKDVTADLLQSGHKVDDVLASVVTGRAAKEIEIENSDATLFLRAIPLRAEGQHVGALILLRDVTELRSRERELVTKEATIREIHHRVKNNLQTVAALLRMQARRITVPEGQVALAEAVRRVGSIAIVHETLSESFDEHVDFDDVADRVGAMVADVSTVATAVETRRSGSFGVLDSEIATPLAMVLTELMQNSVEHAFGARDGGAASGTIELTAERSVGRLHIDVIDDGSGLPANFDSELSGNLGLSIVRTLVIGELDGTLVFGNRHDGRPGAQVTLDIPVKD
- a CDS encoding DUF2785 domain-containing protein, encoding MESTYWQDVMTADYAVPHDRPLTELTEELVRGLASTNPQVRDALAYPTLATWLERGVYDDLLPGFGDGLCAGLNYGLGEDGTDTVFRRSFTALTLAEVIHRDNAEFLVHDEVVMRWGDRLATWLLRERDLRGYVADCGWAHAVAHGADAIGALARSRHCDAGVLRALLDVLADRIVKDTPYRWVHEEHDRVAHAVMTILHRNMLTSDELERWLKPIAATAAEQPLMHETLPEWPTPNVFNARGVLHVLLSQLAIGVKGFPIPGDDDLFGRPIEARADMLLMLTEAVQSSQPYIYRPATSSS
- a CDS encoding endonuclease/exonuclease/phosphatase family protein, whose translation is MDNEKAWFVRRVVLSVLFLVVVAVPLYPELFGLDEVTPFAQLVAFRPQGLVVVLALALGMLVRRGWRIAAALIAVLALVGAALTAPRQFSDARPAPAGARVLTIMVANVLGGGARAADVAQVIRDRRPDLVSLPEAQVDVREEIRAQLQDQQYKGFTAQPSRAPESATSVLVSSSLGDVAFASEAGTSFGNIVVTGGNLGAVRLVAYHGFPPLPDSVTTWKTDLQAVRRWCAQDPPTVVAGDFNATLDHADFRHALGGYCRSVGPSVGGGLHGTWPADQPAVLRTQIDHVVVSRQFEPGRFTTYPIEGTDHRAVVATAAVVP
- a CDS encoding DUF3311 domain-containing protein; the encoded protein is MSRLSAVKPAYWISGVLLAVAVVVPLLVPTYAKVDPHLWGFPFFYWYQLMWVFLSAILVSISYKLLRTEERRRRAAQGLGDPDAPDAPSGAAKEGDQ